A stretch of Pseudorhodobacter turbinis DNA encodes these proteins:
- a CDS encoding cupin domain-containing protein — MKLLLRAFSIENRRRHLAFFANFCTGLHMTTPTPAPDTPIGSTFRRQRHEKGLSLQELARESGVSVGMISQIERDIANPSMRVLTALRRALNMPMQEMFSDTAESSTEDPPFLRRAEKRPHIDLGPLQKELLTSGGNHHLQMMILTLAPEGSSGNTALSYPAEKGGLVLEGELTLHVNGQSATLKEGDSFVFDSSLDHGFRNESDAPARILWVIGAVQFDRHL; from the coding sequence TTGAAACTTTTGCTGCGAGCTTTCAGTATTGAAAACAGAAGGCGGCATTTGGCCTTTTTTGCGAACTTCTGCACAGGGTTGCACATGACCACACCAACGCCCGCCCCCGACACCCCAATCGGTTCGACTTTTCGGCGACAGCGCCACGAAAAAGGCTTGTCTCTGCAAGAGCTGGCGCGGGAATCCGGCGTCTCGGTTGGGATGATCAGCCAGATTGAGCGCGATATTGCAAATCCATCAATGCGGGTCCTGACTGCGCTCCGCAGAGCACTGAACATGCCTATGCAGGAAATGTTCAGCGATACCGCCGAAAGCTCGACCGAAGACCCCCCATTCCTGCGCCGCGCTGAGAAACGCCCTCATATCGATCTAGGCCCGCTGCAAAAGGAATTACTGACCTCGGGCGGAAATCATCATCTACAGATGATGATCCTCACGCTCGCGCCCGAAGGCAGCTCTGGCAACACCGCGCTGAGTTACCCTGCGGAAAAAGGTGGCCTTGTCCTCGAGGGAGAGTTGACCCTCCACGTCAACGGGCAGAGCGCCACCTTAAAAGAGGGCGATAGTTTCGTCTTTGATAGCTCGCTCGACCATGGCTTCAGAAATGAAAGCGACGCACCTGCGCGCATTCTCTGGGTTATCGGCGCTGTGCAATTTGATCGTCACCTATAA
- a CDS encoding ABC transporter ATP-binding protein — translation MERGHAVRDISFDLPQGKILCVIGESGSGKSVTANAVMGLLPPLMRVSSGEILFQGRDLLALDESSLRELRGRVVSMIFQDPLSALNPLMTVGDQVIEVMAAHNEGAPQSRKARAVELLTEVGLPDPALMLHQYPFRLSGGQRQRVMIAMALALEPDLLIADEPTTALDVTTQAQILELIQQIQRKKGMSVLFITHDFGVVAEIADQVIVMEKGLMVEQGDADSVLSAPQHPYTKRLIAAVPRLNKNNRAAGLDLCGYDEAPVLAVENLNKIYRSGGGWFRRAREVNAVQDASFNLWRGRTLGVVGESGSGKTSLGRLLIKLLDSDSGRILYRGQDVARMKEKDFRPLRPKIQMIFQDPFASLNPRSTIGHILTVGPIAQGMKSAAAKSKALGILEKVGLDAGVLGRYPHEFSGGQRQRVGIARALMFDPDVLVADEAVSALDVSIQAQTLKLLDDIQRETQVAMFFITHDLRVASQICDEILVMQKGRIVESGPPSQIFHAPQNAYTRELVAAIPGRDHVLQTA, via the coding sequence ATGGAGCGCGGACATGCTGTGCGGGACATATCCTTTGACTTGCCCCAGGGAAAAATCCTTTGCGTGATCGGCGAATCGGGCTCGGGGAAATCGGTCACGGCGAATGCGGTGATGGGGCTGTTGCCGCCCTTGATGCGGGTGTCCTCCGGGGAGATACTATTTCAGGGGAGGGACCTTCTGGCGCTCGATGAGTCGTCGTTGCGTGAGTTGCGAGGCCGGGTTGTCTCCATGATATTTCAGGACCCCCTGTCGGCGCTGAATCCACTCATGACCGTGGGTGATCAAGTGATCGAGGTAATGGCCGCGCATAATGAGGGGGCGCCTCAATCGCGAAAGGCACGTGCGGTGGAGCTGTTGACCGAGGTTGGCCTGCCGGACCCCGCGCTGATGTTACATCAATACCCGTTTCGGCTTTCCGGTGGTCAACGCCAGCGTGTGATGATCGCCATGGCGTTGGCGCTCGAGCCCGACCTCCTAATAGCTGATGAACCAACAACCGCCCTGGATGTCACCACGCAAGCCCAGATCCTCGAACTGATCCAGCAAATCCAGCGCAAGAAAGGCATGAGCGTCCTGTTCATTACGCATGATTTTGGCGTTGTGGCTGAGATCGCTGACCAGGTGATCGTGATGGAAAAGGGGTTGATGGTCGAGCAAGGCGATGCCGACTCCGTTTTGAGTGCGCCGCAACACCCCTACACCAAGCGCCTGATTGCTGCTGTTCCTAGGTTGAACAAGAACAATCGCGCTGCCGGATTGGATCTGTGTGGTTACGACGAAGCCCCAGTGCTGGCTGTCGAAAATCTCAATAAGATCTACCGCAGCGGCGGCGGCTGGTTTAGACGGGCGCGGGAAGTCAACGCCGTTCAGGATGCAAGTTTTAATTTGTGGCGGGGCAGGACGCTGGGAGTCGTCGGGGAAAGCGGGTCTGGCAAAACTTCCCTTGGGCGCCTCCTGATCAAGCTGCTCGACAGTGACAGTGGCCGGATTCTTTACCGCGGTCAGGATGTTGCCCGAATGAAGGAGAAAGATTTTCGTCCACTGCGCCCTAAGATCCAGATGATTTTTCAAGACCCCTTCGCGTCGCTCAACCCTCGCTCCACAATTGGTCATATTTTGACGGTCGGCCCGATCGCGCAGGGTATGAAGTCTGCCGCCGCAAAATCCAAAGCGCTAGGGATCTTAGAAAAAGTCGGGCTAGACGCTGGGGTTCTTGGTCGTTATCCGCACGAATTTTCGGGCGGACAGCGGCAGCGTGTTGGGATTGCGCGAGCCTTGATGTTCGACCCTGACGTGCTTGTGGCGGACGAAGCGGTTTCTGCACTTGATGTTTCAATTCAGGCGCAGACCCTCAAGCTCCTTGACGATATCCAGCGTGAGACTCAGGTTGCGATGTTCTTTATTACCCATGACCTGCGCGTCGCCAGTCAGATCTGTGACGAAATTCTCGTGATGCAGAAGGGCCGGATCGTGGAATCCGGGCCGCCCTCACAGATTTTTCACGCCCCGCAAAACGCCTACACGCGCGAACTGGTCGCGGCCATTCCGGGCAGAGACCACGTTCTGCAAACGGCCTGA
- a CDS encoding peptide ABC transporter substrate-binding protein, with the protein MTLAKMNRREALTMIGLTGAAGALAPNLLVSAAYAGRPEAPTGQIVVGTSQEPTVFNPLMPRIEVDDGVQLSLFDGLVRISPEGEFIPALAAEVPTIENGGLSEDGLNWHFKLRDDVTWHDGTPFTAEDVKFTLELVMDPNFRSWRTTGHELVREIEVISPTEIKWRMEEAFAPYMSILVETMMVPKHILGPLEDRNEAPFNQAPIGTGAFKWGSRKAGDHLELVANPDYFGEGPYSERLIFKYIPDMTVLYTQFKSGDIDIISNQYITPDNYAEAKELPGKEVSVVPSSTVETVFFNTEKPQFQDKAVRQAIYAALDKQTIIDAIYYGLPTPAESYLPQQSFFYNPDLPKHEYSVETANKLLDDAGWARGSDGIREKDGVRLSFSNSTTSGNHLREQAQQFIQQTLGEAGIEMTIENKPPAVMWGEYWTQSQFDSVIVGIVFTTGADADVTVRFASDAIPAKGGRGSNTGQYQNAEVDTLLEEAGRIFDQKKRKEIYARVQEVIRDDLPLLPLFQYATVRGHKEGLKGIEPNINTRIDTWNTAQYYWDN; encoded by the coding sequence ATGACACTTGCCAAGATGAACCGCCGCGAGGCCCTGACGATGATCGGGCTGACAGGTGCTGCAGGCGCGCTTGCGCCGAACCTGCTGGTCAGCGCCGCCTATGCCGGACGCCCCGAAGCCCCGACCGGTCAGATCGTTGTCGGGACCAGCCAGGAACCCACCGTTTTCAATCCGCTGATGCCGCGGATCGAAGTCGACGATGGGGTTCAGCTTTCCCTCTTTGACGGCTTGGTCCGGATCAGCCCCGAGGGCGAATTCATTCCCGCCCTGGCGGCAGAGGTGCCGACGATCGAAAATGGTGGCCTCTCCGAGGACGGGCTCAACTGGCATTTCAAGCTGCGCGATGATGTGACTTGGCACGATGGCACGCCCTTCACCGCGGAGGATGTCAAATTCACCCTCGAGCTGGTGATGGACCCCAATTTCCGCAGCTGGCGGACCACCGGCCATGAGCTGGTGCGCGAGATCGAAGTCATTTCCCCGACCGAGATCAAATGGCGGATGGAGGAGGCCTTCGCCCCCTATATGTCGATCCTGGTTGAGACCATGATGGTGCCCAAACATATCCTCGGCCCGCTGGAAGACCGCAACGAAGCGCCCTTCAATCAGGCCCCGATCGGTACCGGTGCCTTCAAATGGGGCAGCCGCAAGGCCGGGGATCACCTGGAACTGGTCGCCAACCCCGATTATTTCGGCGAAGGGCCCTATAGCGAGCGGCTGATCTTCAAGTATATCCCCGATATGACGGTGCTCTACACGCAGTTCAAGAGCGGCGACATCGATATTATCAGCAACCAGTACATCACACCCGACAACTACGCCGAAGCCAAGGAACTGCCCGGCAAGGAGGTGAGCGTGGTCCCGTCCTCGACGGTGGAGACGGTGTTTTTCAACACCGAAAAGCCGCAGTTCCAGGACAAGGCGGTACGTCAGGCGATCTATGCCGCGCTGGACAAGCAGACCATCATTGACGCTATTTACTACGGCTTGCCTACGCCGGCCGAAAGCTATTTGCCCCAACAGTCCTTTTTCTACAACCCTGACCTGCCCAAGCATGAATACAGCGTCGAGACAGCCAACAAGTTGCTAGATGATGCTGGCTGGGCACGCGGCTCAGACGGTATCCGTGAAAAGGACGGCGTGCGTCTTTCCTTCAGCAACTCCACCACATCCGGCAACCACTTGCGTGAACAAGCGCAGCAATTCATTCAGCAAACGCTGGGCGAGGCCGGAATCGAAATGACGATCGAGAATAAGCCGCCTGCGGTCATGTGGGGCGAATATTGGACCCAGTCCCAATTTGATTCCGTCATCGTCGGCATTGTCTTTACCACCGGTGCCGATGCGGATGTCACCGTGCGCTTTGCGTCTGACGCTATTCCCGCCAAGGGAGGCCGAGGGTCGAACACCGGCCAGTACCAGAACGCCGAGGTTGACACTTTGCTGGAAGAAGCGGGGCGTATCTTTGATCAGAAGAAACGCAAGGAAATCTATGCCCGCGTGCAGGAGGTCATCCGCGACGACCTACCGCTGCTGCCGTTGTTCCAATATGCGACTGTGCGCGGCCATAAAGAAGGTCTCAAGGGGATTGAGCCGAACATCAACACCCGGATCGATACCTGGAACACCGCCCAATATTACTGGGACAATTGA